The Chitinivorax sp. PXF-14 genome has a window encoding:
- the murB gene encoding UDP-N-acetylmuramate dehydrogenase, whose amino-acid sequence MKWRGRIAQQVPMAGHVSWKAGGDASQAIWPADLDELCAWLKSAAGGQPLLFVGAGSNLLVRDGGFAGTVVFSRPGLMALRVETQAPAKGYRRLYAGAGVSGAELAAYAAVQGLTGLEFLAGIPGTVGGALVGNAGCFSSEAWDSVASVQVVQRGGGLAVRSAAEYEIGYREAKLVEPSEEWFVGVWFDLRERDGSLARQTIDEFLARRAASQPLEEANAGRVFRNPAGQVAAALIEQAGMAGQGSGNAQVSRRHANFIVNRGGATAAEIEGLIAEVRQAVKQQCGIELMVEATIVGSAK is encoded by the coding sequence ATGAAGTGGCGTGGCCGCATCGCGCAGCAGGTGCCGATGGCGGGCCACGTGTCGTGGAAGGCGGGCGGCGACGCCAGCCAGGCGATCTGGCCGGCCGACCTCGACGAGTTGTGCGCATGGTTGAAGTCGGCGGCGGGTGGGCAGCCTCTGCTGTTCGTCGGGGCTGGCTCCAACCTGCTGGTGCGCGATGGCGGGTTTGCCGGCACGGTCGTGTTTTCGCGGCCGGGGCTGATGGCGTTGCGGGTCGAGACCCAGGCGCCGGCCAAGGGCTATCGCAGGCTGTATGCCGGGGCCGGTGTGAGCGGCGCCGAGCTGGCGGCCTACGCCGCCGTGCAAGGGTTGACCGGGCTGGAGTTCCTTGCCGGCATCCCGGGCACGGTGGGCGGGGCGCTGGTGGGCAACGCGGGCTGTTTCAGTTCCGAAGCCTGGGATTCGGTGGCAAGCGTGCAGGTGGTGCAGCGCGGTGGCGGCCTGGCGGTGCGTAGCGCGGCGGAGTACGAGATCGGCTACCGCGAGGCGAAGCTGGTCGAGCCCTCGGAGGAGTGGTTTGTCGGCGTGTGGTTCGACCTGCGCGAGCGCGATGGCAGCCTTGCGCGGCAGACGATAGACGAGTTTCTGGCGCGCCGTGCGGCGAGCCAGCCGCTCGAAGAGGCGAATGCGGGACGGGTGTTCCGCAACCCGGCCGGCCAGGTGGCGGCGGCGCTGATCGAGCAGGCCGGCATGGCGGGGCAGGGTAGCGGTAACGCGCAGGTGTCGCGGCGGCACGCGAATTTCATCGTGAACCGCGGTGGCGCCACCGCGGCAGAGATTGAAGGCCTGATCGCCGAGGTGCGGCAGGCGGTGAAGCAACAGTGTGGCATCGAGCTGATGGTGGAAGCGACCATCGTCGGCTCGGCGAAATAA
- the murC gene encoding UDP-N-acetylmuramate--L-alanine ligase: protein MKHKVKHIHFVGIGGVGMSGIAEVLLNQGFKISGTDLGDNATTQRLKAAGATIHQGHAAGHMQGADVVVTSTAVKADNPEVLAAREAKIPVVPRAMMLAELMRLRQGIAIAGTHGKTTTTSLVASVLAEAGMDPTYVIGGKLEAAGTNAKLGKGEFIVAEADESDASFLYLSPVMSVVTNIDADHMDTYDHDFGKLKQAFVDFIQHLPFYGMAVLCVDDEHVRAIIPAISKPITTYGLSDEAQVRATNVRAVGSQMHFTVSWQNGKPHSMEVELNLPGLHNVRNALAAIAIGLESGAKPEAIQRALRQFSGVGRRFERYGEIALPDGGSFTLIDDYGHHPVEMDATLSAVRGAFPGRRLVLAFQPHRFTRTRDCFEDFVRVLSTTDAVLLTEVYAAGEAPIVAADGRALARAVRVTGKVEPLFVEQIGELPKAILDFARDGDVVVTMGAGSIGAVPGKIRRGEV from the coding sequence ATGAAACACAAGGTCAAACACATTCATTTCGTCGGCATCGGTGGTGTCGGCATGAGCGGCATCGCCGAGGTGCTGCTCAACCAGGGCTTCAAGATCAGCGGCACCGACCTCGGCGACAACGCGACCACGCAGCGCCTCAAGGCCGCCGGTGCGACCATTCACCAGGGCCACGCCGCCGGGCACATGCAGGGCGCCGATGTGGTGGTGACCTCGACGGCTGTCAAAGCCGACAACCCCGAGGTGCTCGCCGCGCGCGAGGCCAAGATCCCGGTCGTGCCGCGTGCGATGATGCTGGCCGAGCTGATGCGTCTGCGCCAGGGCATTGCCATCGCCGGCACCCACGGCAAGACCACGACCACCAGCCTGGTCGCCAGCGTGCTGGCCGAGGCGGGCATGGACCCGACCTACGTGATCGGCGGCAAGCTCGAAGCGGCCGGCACCAATGCCAAGCTCGGCAAGGGCGAGTTCATCGTGGCCGAGGCCGACGAGTCGGATGCGTCCTTCCTCTACCTGAGCCCGGTGATGTCGGTCGTGACCAATATCGACGCCGACCACATGGACACCTACGACCATGATTTCGGCAAGCTCAAGCAGGCCTTCGTCGATTTTATCCAGCACCTGCCGTTCTACGGCATGGCCGTGCTGTGCGTCGACGACGAGCATGTGCGCGCGATCATCCCGGCCATCAGCAAGCCGATCACCACCTACGGCCTCAGCGACGAGGCCCAGGTGCGCGCCACCAATGTACGCGCGGTCGGCAGCCAGATGCATTTCACCGTGAGCTGGCAGAACGGCAAGCCGCATTCGATGGAGGTCGAGCTCAATCTGCCCGGCCTGCACAATGTGCGCAACGCGCTCGCCGCCATCGCCATCGGCCTCGAATCCGGCGCCAAACCCGAGGCGATCCAGCGCGCGCTGCGCCAGTTCAGCGGCGTGGGCCGCCGCTTCGAGCGTTACGGCGAGATCGCCTTGCCCGATGGCGGCAGCTTCACGCTGATCGACGACTACGGCCACCACCCGGTCGAGATGGATGCGACGCTGAGCGCCGTCCGTGGCGCCTTCCCGGGCCGCCGCCTGGTGCTGGCCTTCCAGCCGCACCGGTTCACGCGTACCCGCGACTGTTTCGAGGATTTCGTCCGTGTGCTGTCGACTACCGACGCGGTGCTGCTGACCGAGGTCTATGCCGCTGGCGAGGCACCGATCGTGGCCGCAGACGGCCGTGCGCTGGCGCGTGCGGTGCGGGTCACCGGCAAGGTCGAGCCGCTGTTCGTCGAGCAGATTGGCGAGCTGCCCAAGGCCATCCTGGATTTCGCGCGTGACGGCGATGTCGTGGTGACCATGGGCGCAGGCAGTATCGGCGCGGTGCCGGGCAAGATCCGGCGCGGCGAGGTGTGA
- the murG gene encoding undecaprenyldiphospho-muramoylpentapeptide beta-N-acetylglucosaminyltransferase: MSDRTIMIMAGGTGGHVFPALALADSMKARGWGVVWLGGADGMENRLVPQHGYPIETLQIAGLRGKGIVRMAVMPLMLLRAFAQSIAAIRRHRPDVVAGFGGYPAFPGGMMAALLGKPLVVHEQNSVAGLTNKVLARVADAVLTAFPAAFKLGGKVRLVGNPVREAISQLPAPAERYAPRDGAIRIVVVGGSLGAQPLNERVPAALALLPAEDRPLVTHQSGAKHLDALKANYAKAGVEANAVAFIDDMAAAYRDADLVICRAGALTVAELAAAGVASILVPLPHAVDDHQTGNARYLSDNGAAVLLPQADLTPERLAGVLGRLSRTQLSKMAQAARKLAKPQATADVAAVCLELAGEKA, from the coding sequence ATGAGCGACCGCACCATCATGATCATGGCCGGTGGCACCGGCGGCCACGTGTTCCCGGCGCTGGCGCTGGCCGACTCGATGAAGGCGCGCGGCTGGGGCGTGGTATGGCTCGGCGGCGCCGACGGCATGGAAAACCGCCTGGTGCCGCAGCATGGCTACCCGATCGAGACACTGCAGATCGCCGGCCTGCGCGGCAAGGGCATCGTCCGCATGGCGGTGATGCCGCTGATGCTGTTGCGTGCGTTCGCACAGAGCATCGCCGCGATTCGTCGCCATCGCCCTGACGTAGTGGCGGGCTTCGGCGGCTACCCGGCCTTCCCCGGTGGCATGATGGCGGCGCTCTTGGGCAAGCCGCTGGTGGTGCATGAACAGAATTCCGTCGCCGGGCTGACCAACAAGGTGCTGGCACGCGTCGCCGATGCGGTGCTGACGGCTTTCCCGGCCGCATTCAAGCTGGGTGGCAAGGTCAGGCTCGTCGGCAACCCGGTGCGCGAGGCGATCTCGCAGTTGCCGGCGCCGGCCGAGCGCTATGCACCGCGCGACGGCGCAATCCGCATCGTCGTCGTCGGCGGCAGCCTCGGCGCGCAGCCCTTGAACGAGCGTGTGCCGGCTGCGCTGGCACTGCTGCCGGCCGAAGATCGCCCGCTGGTGACCCATCAATCTGGCGCCAAACATCTCGACGCGCTCAAGGCCAACTATGCCAAGGCTGGCGTCGAAGCCAATGCCGTCGCCTTCATCGACGACATGGCCGCCGCCTACCGCGACGCCGACCTGGTGATCTGCCGCGCCGGCGCGCTGACCGTGGCGGAGCTCGCCGCAGCCGGCGTCGCCAGCATCCTGGTGCCGCTGCCGCATGCGGTGGATGACCACCAGACCGGCAACGCCCGTTACCTGTCCGACAATGGCGCAGCAGTGTTGCTGCCGCAGGCCGACCTGACGCCGGAGCGTCTGGCCGGCGTGCTCGGGCGCCTGAGCCGGACCCAACTGAGCAAGATGGCGCAAGCCGCTCGCAAGCTCGCCAAGCCGCAGGCTACCGCAGACGTGGCCGCCGTGTGTCTTGAGCTGGCGGGAGAGAAAGCATGA
- the ftsW gene encoding putative lipid II flippase FtsW: MKLYTEFRRQKTPAAYDQVVFWITLVLLAIGFVMVYSASIAMAEGDKDTGFRSTYFLVRHGIFLVVALVAAGVTFQVPMRTWQQYSPYLFLIGSALLVLVLIPHIGREVNGSKRWLGLVVINLQPSELMKFFVVLYAADYTVRKAAYMHSLVKGFFPMFVVMLVTGGLLLAEPDFGAFAVITAIAMAALFLGGFNWRLFAGLIVLLVVGFVGIVLVSPYRKARLIGFMDPWKDPLGKGYQLSHSLIAFGRGEWTGVGLGGSVEKLFYLPEAHTDFLLAVIAEELGFVGVTIVVLLFCGLVLRCFQIGLQASRLDRDFSALVAQLIGVWFGTQAFINMGVNMGLLPTKGLTLPLLSFGGSGIVANLIALAVLLRIDWENRQLMRGYSV, translated from the coding sequence GTGAAGCTCTACACCGAATTCCGCCGGCAGAAGACCCCCGCCGCCTACGATCAGGTGGTGTTCTGGATCACGCTGGTCCTGCTCGCCATCGGCTTCGTCATGGTCTACTCGGCCTCGATCGCGATGGCCGAGGGCGACAAGGACACCGGCTTCCGCTCGACCTATTTCCTCGTACGCCACGGCATCTTCCTGGTGGTGGCGCTGGTCGCGGCGGGGGTCACCTTCCAGGTGCCGATGCGCACCTGGCAGCAGTATTCGCCCTATCTGTTTCTGATCGGCTCGGCGCTCCTGGTGCTGGTGCTGATCCCGCACATCGGCCGCGAGGTGAACGGCTCGAAGCGCTGGCTCGGGCTGGTGGTGATCAACCTGCAGCCGTCCGAGCTGATGAAGTTCTTCGTGGTGCTGTACGCGGCCGACTACACGGTGCGCAAGGCGGCCTACATGCATAGCCTGGTCAAGGGCTTCTTCCCGATGTTCGTGGTGATGCTGGTCACCGGCGGCCTGCTGCTGGCCGAGCCCGATTTCGGCGCCTTTGCCGTGATCACCGCCATCGCCATGGCCGCGCTGTTCCTGGGCGGCTTCAACTGGCGGCTGTTCGCCGGCCTGATCGTGCTGCTGGTGGTCGGCTTCGTCGGCATCGTGCTGGTGTCGCCCTACCGCAAGGCGCGCCTGATCGGCTTCATGGACCCGTGGAAGGACCCGCTGGGCAAGGGCTACCAGCTCTCGCACTCGCTCATCGCGTTTGGCCGTGGTGAATGGACCGGCGTGGGCCTGGGCGGCAGTGTCGAGAAACTGTTCTACCTGCCCGAGGCGCATACCGACTTCCTGCTCGCTGTGATCGCCGAGGAGCTCGGCTTCGTTGGCGTCACCATCGTCGTGCTGCTGTTCTGCGGCCTCGTGCTGCGCTGCTTCCAGATCGGGCTGCAGGCCAGCCGCCTCGACCGTGATTTCTCGGCACTCGTGGCGCAGCTGATCGGCGTGTGGTTCGGCACCCAGGCCTTCATCAATATGGGCGTGAACATGGGGCTGTTGCCGACCAAGGGGCTGACGCTGCCGCTGCTGTCCTTCGGCGGCTCGGGCATCGTCGCCAACCTGATCGCGCTCGCGGTGCTGCTGCGCATCGACTGGGAAAACCGGCAGCTGATGCGGGGGTACTCGGTATGA
- the murD gene encoding UDP-N-acetylmuramoyl-L-alanine--D-glutamate ligase, with the protein MNYQGQQVVVLGAGETGLSCAKWLASHGARVRVADSRDNPPNLDALRAALPGVEILAGAFGTHTFAGCDFAVASPGVPLATPAIAAAIESGLRVVGDVELFAEAIAGTKSKVIAITGANGKTTVTTLVGEMCRTAGLDTVVAGNIGLAVLDALTGLNGRVPDVFVLELSSFQLETTHTLAADAAAVLNVTEDHMDRYAGMADYAAAKARIFHGAGVQVLNREDEWCRGMVQEGRAAVWFGLDRAPAGQAYGLIEQHGETWLALDSQPLLAVDDMQLAGLHNAANALAALALCRAIGLDWAPLLDTLRSFKGLPHRVEFVEAVNGVAYYDDSKGTNVGATVAALNGLKQKAVLIAGGDGKGQDFSPLKAAVTHACRAVVLIGRDAPLIRATLADSGVPLLDAADMDVAVAESAKLAQPADVVLLSPACASLDMFRNYAHRAEVFIAAVKRLPGARA; encoded by the coding sequence ATGAATTATCAAGGTCAACAGGTTGTCGTGCTGGGCGCCGGTGAAACCGGGCTGTCGTGCGCCAAATGGCTCGCGAGCCATGGTGCGCGCGTGCGCGTGGCCGACAGCCGCGACAATCCGCCCAATCTCGACGCACTGCGCGCTGCCCTGCCCGGCGTCGAGATCCTGGCCGGTGCCTTCGGCACGCATACCTTCGCCGGCTGCGATTTCGCCGTCGCCAGTCCCGGCGTGCCGCTCGCGACGCCGGCCATCGCCGCCGCGATCGAGTCTGGCCTGCGCGTGGTTGGCGACGTCGAGCTGTTCGCCGAGGCGATCGCCGGCACGAAATCGAAAGTCATCGCCATCACCGGCGCCAATGGCAAGACCACCGTCACCACGCTGGTCGGCGAGATGTGCCGGACGGCCGGCCTCGATACCGTGGTCGCCGGCAATATCGGCCTGGCCGTGCTCGATGCGCTGACCGGGCTGAACGGCCGCGTGCCCGACGTGTTCGTGCTCGAGCTGTCGAGCTTCCAGCTCGAAACGACGCACACGCTGGCTGCCGATGCCGCCGCCGTGCTCAACGTCACCGAAGACCACATGGACCGCTACGCCGGCATGGCCGACTATGCCGCCGCCAAGGCGCGCATCTTCCACGGCGCGGGCGTGCAGGTGCTGAACCGCGAAGACGAATGGTGCCGCGGCATGGTGCAAGAGGGCCGCGCGGCCGTCTGGTTCGGGCTCGACCGCGCGCCAGCCGGCCAGGCTTACGGCCTGATCGAGCAGCATGGCGAAACCTGGCTCGCGCTCGACAGCCAGCCGCTGCTCGCCGTCGACGACATGCAGCTGGCCGGCCTGCACAACGCCGCCAACGCGCTGGCCGCGCTGGCCCTGTGCCGCGCCATCGGCCTCGACTGGGCACCGCTGCTCGATACCCTGCGCAGCTTCAAGGGCCTGCCGCACCGCGTCGAGTTCGTCGAGGCGGTCAATGGCGTCGCCTACTACGACGACTCGAAGGGCACCAATGTCGGCGCGACCGTGGCCGCGCTCAACGGCCTCAAGCAGAAAGCCGTGCTGATCGCCGGCGGCGACGGCAAGGGCCAGGACTTCTCGCCGCTCAAGGCCGCTGTCACCCACGCCTGCCGCGCCGTGGTGCTGATCGGCCGCGACGCCCCGCTGATCCGCGCGACGCTTGCCGATAGTGGCGTGCCGCTGCTCGACGCCGCCGACATGGATGTCGCCGTCGCCGAGAGCGCCAAGCTGGCACAGCCCGCCGATGTGGTGCTGCTGTCGCCGGCCTGCGCCAGCCTCGACATGTTCCGCAACTACGCGCACCGCGCCGAGGTGTTCATCGCCGCGGTCAAACGCCTGCCGGGAGCGCGCGCGTGA
- the mraY gene encoding phospho-N-acetylmuramoyl-pentapeptide-transferase, with the protein MLLLLAQWLGSEVRAFNVFGYITLRAVMAMATALAFSLLLGPLVIRKLTAMKVGQAVRSDGPQTHLVKAGTPTMGGTLILLSIALTTLLWGDLTNKYVWLTLAVTLATGVIGFVDDYKKVVYKDPKGLSAKAKMFWQSVIAITAGLFLAGTANLPSNTDFIVPFFKHIVYPFGPVGFVVLTYCVIVGSSNAVNLTDGLDGLAIMPTVMVSAALSIFAYVAGHAVFSKYLGLPHIPGAGELAVFCAAIGGAGLGFLWFNAYPAEVFMGDVGALALGSALGVIAVIVRQEIVLFIMGGVFVMEAVSVMLQVGSFKLTGKRIFRMAPLHHHYELKGWKETQVVVRFWIITIVLVLVGLSTLKLR; encoded by the coding sequence ATGCTGTTATTACTCGCACAATGGCTCGGGTCCGAAGTTCGTGCCTTCAACGTATTTGGTTACATCACGCTGCGCGCGGTGATGGCGATGGCGACCGCGCTCGCCTTCTCGCTGCTGCTCGGGCCGCTGGTGATCCGCAAGCTGACGGCGATGAAGGTCGGCCAGGCGGTGCGCAGCGACGGCCCGCAGACCCACCTCGTCAAGGCCGGCACGCCGACCATGGGCGGCACGCTGATCCTGCTGTCGATCGCGCTGACCACGCTGCTGTGGGGCGATCTCACGAACAAGTACGTGTGGCTGACGCTGGCCGTGACGCTGGCAACGGGCGTGATCGGCTTCGTCGACGATTACAAGAAGGTCGTCTACAAGGACCCGAAAGGCCTGTCGGCCAAGGCCAAGATGTTCTGGCAGTCGGTGATCGCGATTACGGCCGGCCTGTTCCTGGCCGGCACCGCCAACCTGCCGTCGAACACCGATTTCATCGTGCCCTTCTTCAAGCACATCGTTTACCCGTTCGGCCCGGTGGGCTTCGTGGTGCTGACCTACTGCGTGATCGTCGGCAGCTCCAATGCGGTGAACCTGACCGACGGTCTCGACGGCCTGGCGATCATGCCGACCGTGATGGTTTCCGCCGCGCTGTCGATCTTCGCCTACGTGGCGGGCCACGCGGTGTTCTCGAAATATCTCGGCCTGCCGCATATTCCGGGCGCCGGCGAGCTGGCGGTGTTCTGCGCGGCGATCGGCGGCGCGGGCCTGGGCTTTCTGTGGTTCAACGCCTATCCGGCAGAAGTGTTCATGGGCGACGTCGGCGCGCTGGCGCTGGGCTCGGCGCTCGGTGTGATTGCGGTGATCGTGCGCCAGGAAATCGTGCTGTTCATCATGGGCGGCGTGTTCGTGATGGAGGCGGTATCGGTGATGTTGCAGGTCGGCAGCTTCAAGCTCACCGGCAAGCGCATCTTCCGCATGGCCCCGCTGCACCACCATTACGAGTTGAAGGGCTGGAAGGAAACGCAGGTCGTCGTGCGTTTCTGGATCATCACCATCGTGCTGGTGCTGGTCGGGTTGTCGACGCTGAAACTGCGCTGA
- the murF gene encoding UDP-N-acetylmuramoyl-tripeptide--D-alanyl-D-alanine ligase has protein sequence MMNLNQAAKAIGGATTAPEVGFARVTTDSRAIEPGDLFIALKGERFDAHDFVTQALADGAAAAMVNTAWEGGAGLPLLRVDDTHRALGQLAAYWRSQFNLPVAAITGSSGKTSVKEMLASICCAASSDAGVLATRGNLNNDIGAPLTLLRLAPEHRYAVIEMGMNHPGEISYLTNLGKPTVALVNNAAAVHLEGLGSVEAVARAKGEIFEGLTSDGVAVINADDAHAPLWRSLAGSHRRIEFGLSQGDVRATFKLAVFDSEVSVHTPAGDVSFKLGVPGLHNVRNALAATAAALAMGIGLDAIGRGLALFDGVKGRLQRKAGLSGAIVVDDTYNANPDSMAAAIAVLAGQKGRRVFVMGDMGELGPDAPALHADIGKLAADKGIEHFYCLGELTREAARAYGPAAHHYSELDALLAALKAEMTADTTVLVKGSRFMKMERVVDFLTAQLKG, from the coding sequence ATGATGAACCTGAATCAAGCCGCGAAAGCCATTGGGGGCGCCACGACCGCCCCGGAAGTCGGATTTGCGCGCGTCACCACGGACAGCCGGGCCATCGAGCCGGGCGATCTGTTCATTGCGCTCAAAGGGGAGCGCTTCGACGCCCACGACTTCGTGACACAGGCTTTGGCGGACGGCGCGGCCGCAGCCATGGTGAATACCGCTTGGGAGGGCGGTGCCGGGCTGCCGTTGCTTCGCGTCGATGATACCCACCGCGCGCTTGGCCAGCTCGCTGCCTACTGGCGTAGCCAGTTCAACCTGCCTGTGGCCGCCATTACCGGCTCCAGCGGCAAGACCTCGGTCAAGGAAATGCTCGCCAGCATCTGCTGCGCGGCGAGCTCCGACGCCGGCGTGCTGGCGACGCGCGGCAACCTCAACAACGACATCGGCGCCCCGCTGACGCTGCTGCGTCTGGCACCCGAACACCGCTATGCCGTGATCGAGATGGGCATGAACCATCCGGGCGAGATTTCCTACCTGACGAATCTCGGCAAGCCCACCGTGGCGCTCGTCAACAACGCCGCCGCCGTGCATCTCGAGGGCCTGGGCTCGGTCGAGGCCGTGGCGCGCGCCAAGGGCGAGATATTCGAAGGGTTGACGTCCGACGGTGTCGCCGTGATCAATGCCGACGACGCCCATGCGCCGCTGTGGCGCTCGCTTGCCGGCTCGCACCGGCGCATCGAGTTCGGCCTCAGCCAGGGCGACGTGCGCGCCACCTTCAAGCTCGCCGTGTTCGACAGCGAGGTGAGCGTGCACACCCCTGCGGGCGATGTCTCGTTCAAGCTCGGCGTGCCGGGCCTGCACAATGTGCGCAACGCGCTCGCGGCCACCGCGGCCGCGCTGGCGATGGGTATCGGCCTCGATGCGATCGGCCGCGGCCTGGCGCTGTTCGACGGCGTCAAGGGTCGGCTGCAGCGCAAGGCTGGCCTCAGCGGCGCCATCGTCGTGGACGACACCTACAACGCCAACCCGGACTCGATGGCCGCCGCCATCGCCGTGCTGGCCGGGCAGAAGGGCCGCCGCGTGTTCGTCATGGGCGATATGGGCGAGCTTGGCCCCGACGCGCCGGCGCTGCATGCCGACATCGGCAAGCTGGCCGCCGACAAGGGCATCGAGCATTTCTACTGCCTTGGCGAGCTGACGCGCGAGGCGGCCCGTGCCTACGGCCCGGCGGCACATCACTACAGCGAGCTCGACGCGCTGCTGGCGGCGCTCAAGGCCGAGATGACGGCCGACACCACGGTGTTGGTGAAAGGATCCCGCTTCATGAAGATGGAACGGGTAGTGGATTTTCTGACGGCGCAGCTCAAGGGATAG
- a CDS encoding UDP-N-acetylmuramoyl-L-alanyl-D-glutamate--2,6-diaminopimelate ligase: MSTAITWPLLEQLGVPLGRVVADSRQIKPGDVFLACMGEYTDGRNYIPQALEAGAAGVLWDAADGFDWKAEWAVPNLPVPELRLRAGEVASLVNGEPSKHMTVIGVTGTNGKTSITTWLSHALSALGRKTAVIGTVGNGFPGQLEVATHTTPDAVSLQARLATYRELGAQAIAMEVSSHGLDQGRVAGVAFDVAVFTNLTRDHLDYHGDMEAYGAAKAKLFAWPGLKAAVINLDDAFGARLAADCRARGVAVLGYGLKAGELHCRELRVDEQGIHMSVATPQGEARIGSGLLGLFNAANLLAALGALLAAGVALDDAARALGSIEAAPGRMQRLGGAAQPLVVVDYAHTPDALEKALSTLRDIVPAGCKLYCVFGCGGDRDPGKRPLMGGIAGRLADVAVVTSDNPRTEDPDKIIEQVVAGMGPGQRTLADRAAAIAWAVDEAQAGDIVLIAGKGHEDYQDVQGVKRPFSDVDQSLAALAKRVGGKL, from the coding sequence ATGAGCACAGCGATCACCTGGCCCCTGCTCGAACAACTCGGCGTGCCGCTCGGCCGCGTGGTGGCGGACAGCCGCCAGATCAAGCCCGGCGACGTGTTCCTGGCCTGTATGGGTGAGTATACCGACGGCCGTAACTATATTCCGCAGGCGCTCGAGGCCGGTGCGGCCGGCGTGCTGTGGGACGCTGCCGACGGCTTCGACTGGAAGGCCGAATGGGCCGTGCCCAATCTGCCGGTGCCCGAGCTGCGCCTGCGTGCCGGCGAGGTCGCGAGCCTCGTCAACGGCGAACCGTCAAAGCATATGACCGTGATCGGCGTGACCGGCACCAACGGCAAGACCTCGATCACCACCTGGCTGAGCCACGCCTTGAGCGCGCTTGGCCGCAAGACGGCGGTGATTGGCACAGTCGGCAACGGTTTTCCGGGTCAGCTGGAAGTGGCGACCCATACCACGCCCGACGCGGTGAGCCTGCAGGCAAGGCTGGCTACCTATCGCGAGCTGGGCGCGCAGGCCATCGCGATGGAGGTATCGTCGCACGGGCTCGATCAGGGCCGGGTGGCCGGCGTGGCATTCGATGTCGCCGTGTTCACCAACCTCACGCGCGATCATCTCGACTACCACGGCGACATGGAAGCCTACGGCGCGGCCAAGGCCAAGCTGTTCGCCTGGCCCGGGCTCAAGGCCGCCGTGATCAATCTCGACGACGCCTTTGGCGCCAGGCTCGCGGCGGACTGCCGTGCGCGCGGCGTCGCCGTGCTCGGCTACGGCCTGAAGGCGGGCGAGCTGCACTGCCGCGAGCTGCGCGTCGACGAACAAGGCATTCATATGAGCGTGGCCACGCCGCAGGGCGAGGCACGCATCGGCAGCGGCCTGCTGGGGCTGTTCAACGCGGCCAACCTGCTCGCGGCGCTTGGCGCGCTGCTGGCCGCCGGCGTGGCGCTTGACGACGCCGCCCGTGCGCTGGGCTCGATCGAGGCCGCGCCGGGGCGCATGCAACGGCTCGGTGGCGCGGCGCAGCCGCTGGTCGTGGTCGATTACGCGCATACGCCCGACGCGCTGGAAAAGGCGCTGTCCACGCTGCGCGACATCGTACCGGCCGGGTGCAAGCTGTATTGCGTGTTCGGCTGCGGCGGCGACCGCGATCCGGGCAAGCGCCCGTTGATGGGCGGCATCGCCGGCCGGCTGGCCGACGTGGCCGTGGTGACGAGCGACAACCCGCGCACCGAAGACCCGGACAAGATCATCGAACAAGTGGTGGCCGGCATGGGGCCAGGTCAGCGCACTCTGGCAGACCGCGCCGCAGCCATCGCCTGGGCGGTGGATGAGGCGCAGGCTGGCGACATCGTGCTGATCGCCGGCAAGGGACATGAGGATTACCAGGATGTGCAAGGAGTAAAACGGCCGTTCAGCGATGTGGATCAGTCACTGGCGGCGCTGGCCAAACGCGTGGGAGGCAAACTCTGA